The Candidatus Methylomirabilota bacterium nucleotide sequence AGTCGGCGCCGGTCGCGCCCGGCCCCGCGTACATCTGGGTCCCCGGGCACTGGGCGTGGCGTGGGCGGCGCTTCGGCTACGTCTGGATCCCCGGTCACTGGACCCTTCCGGTCCAGCCGGGATACGTCTGGGTGCCGGGCTACTGGGCGCCCGGGCCCGGTGGATACATCTGGATCGAGGGTCACTGGCGCCCTCGCTAGGCAGGAAGCCGGTTTGCATCCTCTCTCGAACCGGTAGCCTGTCCGTTGGAGGATAGACACGGCTCGCTGGAGGACGGCGATGTCTCTTCGGTTCGTTCGTGCATCGATCGTGGTGTCGCTTCTCGTGGCCGCGGCCGGGTGCTACTCGGGGTCGCGGCCCGTCAGCCACGTGCCCCCGCCCCCGATGCCGGCGGCTCAGGCCGAGGTGATGCCCGCGTCCCCCGGCCCCGGGTACATCTGGATTCCGGGGCACTGGACGTGGCGGGCGTCCGACAGGACGTACGCCTGGGTGGCGGGTCACTGGACGGTTCCCCCGTCCGGCGGCGTCTGGGTTCCCGGGCACTGGGAGTCGCGAGCCGACGGGTACGTGTGGGTGGATAGCCACTGGCGCACTCGCTGAGTAGACACCCTCGGAGGGGGTGTCGGAACACCCCCTCCGAAACCTCCCCCCGGATCGTTGCGGCGGCAAAGCCGCCGCTCGGAGCAGCCAACAGCGGCCGTGATGCTATGTCGGCGCCTGAGACCCCGCCGCCTTCAGGGCGGTGGGGCGGTGGCGCCGAGCTCCGGGCGACACACCGCCCGGAAGTTGCACCAGCGGCAGATCCGCAAGTCCTCGGTCCTTTCGAAGTCGTCGAGGACCGCCACGTTGGCGTCAGGCTCCCGGAGCCAGGCCTTCATCGCGCGGATCGACAGCCGCAGGCGTTCACGCACCTCCGCGACCCGGGCCTCGTCCCACGGGTGGACGGTGACCGCGCCCTCGCGCAGGTTCACCTCCAGGAGGTCGACCAGCTCCGGCGAAACGTCGAGGATGTCCCGCGCGTACAGCGCGTAGCACCCGAGCTGGAGCGCCGTCTCCTCGGGCCCGGGGCTGCCGGTCTTCCAGTCCACCAGCGCCAGGCGGTCGGCCGCCGTCCAGTAGCCGAAGTCCGGCACCGCGTAGACCGGCGTGCCCTCGAAATCGAAGGCCCGGACGTCCTCGATCAGGATCCAGCGCTCGCGCGGCGTGTCCCGGATCTCCCGGACGAGCGGGAGCCGCTGGAAGATCCGGAGGCAGCGGAGGACGTGATCACGTAGCACCTGCCACGTCCGCGCCGTCACCTCGATCCCGTACTCGTGCTCGAAGAGGGCGACGTCCGCCTTCGGCCGCTCACGGTACCCGGCGTGCTTCGAGAAGCGCCACTCCTGGCGCATGCGGCGCAAGGTCTCCTCGAGGAGCCACGGCTCGGGAAGGTCTCGCCCGGCGTGGAGCACCTTGAGGGCCATCTCGATGGCCTCGTGGACGACGCGGCCGGCCCAGCCCCGGCGGCTGGTCAGCTGCTTCAGCACATAGAGCCGCCGCGCGTCCGGCGACGCCGCGGGCTCCCAGCCGCCCCACGCCCCGTAGTAGTGGTAGAAGTACTTGCGGCGGCACTCCTGGAACATGACGCCGCGGGAGCGCGACCACGAAAAGGTGTTGCTGAGCTCGGCCATCGCCCCAGGATAGCGGGACCTCCCGAGCGCGGCAAGGCCGCCGGGCGGCGACTTGACCGACGCCACCGGGTCTGGTAGGTAGGGAGGAGGCCGAGCCCGGCCCCTGCCACCAACCCGTCACGCTCCAGGAGGCCACTCATGGACACGCCCGACCCAGGCACCCCGAGCCACTACGAGCTCTCGCGCCGTGCCGCCCTCGCCGCCCTGGCGGCCGCCGGCGGGTACGCGCTGGCCGCCGACCCCGTCCTGGCCCAGGCGATCAAGACCGACGACAAAGGCCTGGTGGTGGGGACCGTCAACGTCGCCGGGGCCGACGGCACGCCGATTCCCGTCTACGAGGCGTACCCGGACCAGGCCGGCGAGTACCCGGTCATCGTCGTGATCTCGGAGGTCTGGGGACTCCACGAGTGGATCAAGGACGTGGTCCGGCGATTCGGCAAGGAAGGCTACTACGCGGTGGCGCCCGAGCTCTTCTCACGCGAGGGCGGGCTCGCCCAGGTCACCGATATGCAGAAGGTCCTGAGCGTGGTCTTCAACGCTCCGCTGAAACGGGTCGTCGGCGACCTGCGGGCGGGCGCCGAGTACGCCCGGAAACAGCCCGCGGCGCGGGCGGACCGGATCGGTGTGACGGGGTTCTGCTGGGGCGGGCAGATGACGCTGACGTTCCCCGCCTTCTACAAGGACACGAAGGCGGCCGTCGCCTGGTACGGGCCGCCGTCGCGCGCGCACAAGGACGATCCCAAGCCGATCGCGGCGCTCGACGTCGCCGCCGAGGTGCCCTGCCCGGTCCTCCTGCTCTACGGCGAGGCCGACCAGGGCATCCCCGTGGCCGATGTGGACAAGGAGGAGGCGGCGCTCAAGGCCGCGGGTCGGACGGTGGAGAAGCACGTCTATCCTGCCGCTCCGCACGGCTTCCTCGCGGACTACCGGCCGAGCTACCGCGCGGACGCCGCCAAGGACGCGTGGGGCAAGTGCCTCGCGTGGTTCCAGAAGTACCTGAAGGCCTGAGGACCCACAGGGCTGAGCCGAGCGGCTCCACCGGTCCCCTCGAGGGGCTGCGGGTCGTCGATCTCTCGGCGATCATCGCGGGGCCCATCGCGACGGCGTTCCTCGCGACCTACGGCGCCGACGTCGTCAAGCTCGAGCCCCTGGAGGGGGATGCCCTCCGCGCCTACCCTTCGACGCTTCCCGGCCACAGCCGATACTTCCTCGGCATCAACCGGGGGAAGCGGAGCCTCGCCCTCGATCTGAAGCACCCCGACGGCCTCGAGATCGCGCGGCGGCTCAGCCGCGCGGCCGACGTGGTCGTCGAGAGCTTCCGGCCGGGCGTCGCCGCGCGGCTTCAGCTCGACTATCCGACGCTGGGACACGCGAACCCGCGTCTCGTCTACTGCTCGATCTCCGCCTACGGGCAGCAGGGGCCGCTGTCCGGGCGCCCGGGGCTGGACCCGGTCGTCCAGTGCTACGGGGGCCTCGCCTGGGAGCAAGGCGTCCCCGAAGGGGACGTGCCCGTGCTGGTCCGCGGGAGCCTCGTCGATTACTACACGGGAAGCCTGGCGGCGTCCGGCATCCTCCTCGCCCTTCTCGGTCGGATGCGGACCGGGGCCGGGCAGTATCTCGAGACCTCGCTCCTCGACGGCGTCCTGGCCATGCAGGCCGGACGGCTGTTCTGGGCGGAAGCGCTCGAGCCGCCCGACGCGGTCCGCGATCTTCTCGGGGATCGCGTCTCCCGCATCTATCCGACGCGAGAGGGGTACCTCTACCTCTACGTCGAGCTCCCGAAATTCTGGGAGGGCCTCTGCCGCGCGCTCGGGCTCGAGACATGGCTCGGCGAGCCGCGGCTCCAGACGATGGTGGGCCGCCACACCCACAAGGCCGAGCTGATCGCGGCGATCACCGATCGCCTGGCCCGGCGGACCGCCGCCGAGTGGGAGATGCTCTTCGAGACGGCCGGCATCCCCTGCACTCGCGTCCGGACGGTCCCGGAGCTGCTCCTGGACGCCCAGGCGCGGGCCAACGGGACCCTCGCGACGGCCGCTCATCCCGCATTCGGGCCGGTGCGCTTCCTCGGCACGCCCGTGCGCCTCTCGGAGACTCCGGGCGCGCCGCCCGGCCCCCCGCCGGCTGTCGGGGAGCACACCGACGCCATCCTCGGCGAGAGCGGCTACACGAAGGAACAGGTGGCGCGCCTGCGCGCGGCGGGCGTGGTGCGCTGAGTGGGGTCGTTGCGGCGGCAAAGCCGCCGCTCGGAACGGAACGTCCAGCGACGGAAGAGTCACGGGCGCGAGAGCCACACCCCGCGCATCCTTCCGGACGCTGGGTTCCTTCGACTTGACCGCCGTGGCGCCGGGTGCTATCAAAGCAGGAGGTCGCCGATTCCAGCACCCAGTCGACCGGAGGCATCCATGGGCATCATCCGGGTCCTGAGTCCCGTCGCCGAGAGCAAGGTGAGCCAGAGCGCGCCGCTCCCGCTGCCGGCGGGCCTGGCGGGCAAGACGATCGGGTTCCTCGACAACACCAAGACCAACTTCGACCTCCTCACGCGGCAGATGGAGGCGCTCCTCCGGGACCGGCACGGGCTTGCGCGGGCCGTCTACCGGAAGAAGGCGAACGCCGCCACGCCGGCCTCGCCCGAGGTGCTGGCGGCCCTGGCCGGCGTGGACCTCGTCCTCACCGGCTCGGCCGACTGAGGGGCCTGCACGTCGTGGAGTCTCCACGACGCGGTGGCCCTCGCGCGGGCCGGCACGCCGGCCGCCGTCATCACCACCACCGCCTTCGAGGCGCTCGCGCACCACGAGGCGTACACGCTCGGGATGGAGGCCCTGCCGTTCCTGGTGATCGAGCACCCGCTCGGCGGTGAGCCGCCCGAGCGCGTGGCCGAGAAGGCGGCGCGCGCCGTGGCCCAGCTCGCGGCCCGGCTCGGCCAGTGATCAGGCGTGAACGGGTCGCCCTCGCGTCCCACGGCCCGATGAAGGCGGTGGGGGGGTCCGGGGGCGGAGCGCCGCCGCTCCCCCCCAGGCTCGACTGAGACCGGCCGGCTTCGCCCCGATGCCGCCTCTCGCCTCCGAGCTCATCGAGCTCGAGGACTCGCTGGAGGCCGTCCAGGCCCACTTCCTCGAGCGCGGCTGGACGGACGGGCTCCCGATCGTCCCGCCCACGCCCGAGCGGGTCGCGGCCATGCTGGGCGGGATCGCGGCCGAGCCCGACCTCGTCCTCGGCAAGATCCCGCCCCTGTGGGGCGAGGCCACCCTCGAGAAGGTCGCCATCAACGCCGTCATGGCGGGATGCCGGCCGGCCGCCCTGCCGGTCCTCGTGGCCGCGCTCGAGGCGATGATCGAGCCGCCATTCAACCTCTACGGCGTGCAGGCGACGACCCACCCCGTGGCCCCCCTGCTCATCGTCAACGGCCCCGCCGCCGCGCGGCTCGGCATGCACGCGGGCTCCGGGCTCTTCGGCCCCGGCAGCTCCGCCAACCCGACACTCGGTCGCGCCCTGCGCCTGTGCCTCTGGAACCTCGGCGGCGGCCGGCCGGGCGCGGGCGACATGGCCACTCAGGGCAGCCCCGCGAAGTACAGTTACGCCATCGCCGAACGCGAGGAGGCGAGCCCCTGGGGTCCGCTCCACGCGAGCCTCGGCTTCGACCCGGACCAGAGCGTCGTGACGGTCTTCGGGGGTGAGGGCCCGCACAACGTCAACGATCACGTGAGCCAGCGGGCGGCGAATCTCCTCGGCGTCATCGCCGACACGGCATCCACGCTCGGGTCGAATGTCGGCTGGTACCTCACGCAGAGCCAGCTCCTCGTCGTCCTGGGGCCCGAGCACGCGGCGACGATCGCGGCTGACGGCTTCTCGCGGGTGGACGTCCAGCGCTACCTCTACGAGCATGCGCGGCGATCGCTCCGCCGACTCCGCCTCGGTGGGATGTGGGGCATTCAGGACTGGCCGGCCTGGATGGCCACCGTCGACGACGAGGCCCGGCTGCCGATCGTGCCGGGACCCGACGACATCCTGATCATGGTGGCTGGCGGGCCCGGCAAGCATTCGGCGGTGGTGCCGAACTGCTGCTTTTCCCGTGCCGTGAGTCGCCCCGTCACGCGGTGGCCGAACGGCTGAGGCCCCGTGGCTCGTGGCGGGGCGCGCTTGCGCCGCCGGCGGGGGCGTGGTAGGAGGTAGAGCATGGCCAAGCCCAAGGCCGCCGCCTTCGACCTGACGTGCCCCTCCTGTCGGGCGATCCTGACCATCGATCCCGAGGTCAAGGCCGTGCTGCAGCACTCGCCGCCGCCCCGGACCGGTCCTGCCTCGAGCCTCGACAAGGCCATGGAGGCCCTCAGGGGCGAGCAGGGCCGGCGCGAGGCGCGCTTCCGCGAGGCGGCCGAGGCCGAGAAGAGCAAGGAGCAGGTCCTCACCCGAAAGTTCGAGGCCGGCCTCAAGCGCGCGAAGGACTCGCCTCCGCCCGGCCCTCGTCCCATCGACCTCGACTGAGGTTGCCGGCCCGGGACCTCGCGGCGGGGTCGGGCGGGCGATGAGCGCCGCGCGTGATTCCGATCTCCTAGAGGGCGTTCTCCCCGGCGTCAGCCGGTCGTTCGCGCTGTCGCTGCGGATCCTCCCCGCGCCCCTGCGGGCCCCGCTCGGGATCACCTACCTTCTCGCGCGCGCCGCCGACACCGTGGCCGACACACGCGCGCTGCCGCCGGCCGAGCGGCGCCGCCAGATCGAGGCGCTCCGGACCGCCCTCCGGGCCGGCGACGGGACGGGCCTGACCGGGGTGGCCGGCCGCGTCACGCCCGACCATCCCGCGGCGGAGCGCGCGCTGCTCGAGCGCCTCCCCGCGGTCCTCGCCGCGTACCGCGCCTTCCCGGCCGAGGACCGGACGCGCAGCCAGGCTCTCCTCTTCACGCTCACGCAGGCGATGCTCGATGCCCTCGACCGGTTCCCATCCGAAGCCGAGGGGCGCGTGGGCGCCCTCGAGAGCCGGGCCGACCTCGAGCGCTATACCTACATGAATGCGGGATGTGTGGGCGAGTTCTGGACCGACATGGTGGTGGCCCACCGGCCGCGGTGCGCGCGCTGGAACATCCCGCTCATGCGCTCGCGCGGCGTGCGCTTCGGCCAGGGACTCCAGCTGACCAACGTCCTGCGGGACCTGCCGCGGGACCTCCGGATCGGGCGGTGCTACCTCCCGCGCGCGGAGCTGGCCACGCTCGGCCTGGCTCCCCCGGATCTCCTCGACCCGGCGGCGATCGGGCGCCTCCGGCCCCTCCTCCGCGCGCTCATCGCGCACGCTCGCGCCGATCTCGAGGAGGGCCTCCTCTACACGCTGGCCGTGCCCCGGCGCGAGCTCCGCCTCCGCCTGGCCTCGGTCTGGCCCCTCTTGATCGGCCTCGCCACCCTCGCGCGGATCGCGCGCGCGGACGACCTGCTCCGCGCCGAGGTGACCGTCAAGGTCCCGCGGCCCGAGGTCCGGCGGCTCCTCGCCGTCTCGGCGGCCCTCGTCCCCTCCAACGCGGGCCTCCGCGCCTATGCCCGCCGCCTGGCCGCCCGAGTTCCGCAGAGCTAGTCAGCTCGCCATCACCGTGCGGTCCCGGGCCCAGTCGCGGAGCGCCTCGACGTCCTCGGCCCGCGTCACCGACAGGGGCTTGGTGCCCTTGAGCTCCCGGACCACCAGACCGGTCTCGAGCTCGCTTCCCTGGGAGAACGCGGTATAGAGGGCCGAGACGACGCCCGCCTCGATCTCGGCCCCGCTGAAGCCCTCGGAGGCGTCGGCGAGGGCGTCGAGGTCGAACCCGGACGGGTCGCGCTTGCGCTTCGCCAGGTGGACGGCGAAGATCTCCTTCCGCTCCTCGCGGCTCGGCAGGTCGAGGAAGAAGATCTCGTCGAAGCGCCCCTTCCGCAGGAGTTCGGGAGGCAGCTGGGCGATCTGGTTGCAGGTGGCGACCACGAAGACGGGCGCGGCCCGGTCCTGGAGCCAGCCGAGGAGGCGACCGAAGATTCGGCGGGACAGCCCGGCGTCGCCCTCGGCGTCCGCCACGTAGGCGAAGCCTTTCTCGATCTCGTCGACCATCAGGACACAGGGCGCCAGGCGCTCGGCCAGCTGAAGGGCGCGCTCGAGCCGCTTCTCCGACTCCCCGACGTACTTGTCGTAGAGGCGCCCCGGCTCCATCCGGAGGAGCGGCACACCCCACTCCTTGGCCACGGCCTTGGCGGCCAGGCTCTTTCCACAGCCCTGGACGCCCAGCAGAAGAATCCCTTTGGGTGCCGGGACCCCGAACTGCTTGGCCTCCCGGGAGAAGGCCTTCCGGCGCTTCTGGAGCCACGTCTTGAGGTTCCCGAGGCCGCCGATCTGGGCGAGCCCTTCCTCGTGGGGGAAGTACTCGATGATGCCTTCGCGGTCGAACAGGGCCTTCTTGGCCTCGATGATCCGGTCGAGGTCCTTGAGCGTGAGGGCGAGGTCGTCGAGGATCACCCGGGTGAGAACCCGCTCCGCCTCGAAGAGGGTGAAGCCGCGCAGGGTGTCCACGAGACGCTCGCGCTCCTCGGCCCCGAGCTCGATGCGAATCCGGTGCTGGCGCGACAGGTCCTCGATGACGCGGTCGGCGAGCCGCCGAAGCTCCTCGGCCGTCGGGAGCTCCAGCTTCACCACGGCGACGAGCTTCTCGAGCTCGGGCGGCGGGACGACCTGGGGAGCGGACAGGATGAGGGCGCGGCGCGCTTTGGCGAAGGCCCGGGCCAGGTCCTGGAGCTTGCGGACGACCTCCGCCTCGCCCCAGTGCCGGTCCAGGCCCTTGAAGAGGTAGACGCCCTCGGCCCTCATGGAGATCAGGTTGCCGAGGGCCATGGCGGGACGCTGGGTGTCGTACAGCGGCGTCTCGGACCCGTGGCGCCGGAGACCCTCGGTGACGGTCCAGACGAAGAAGGGGAGGGCGAGCTTCGTCGTGATCGCGCGCAGCGCCTCCTCGACGCGCTCCTCTTCGTAGGTCTCCACGGCGATGATCGGGGAGCGAGAGTTGATGAGGAGCTCGAGATCCTTCAGGACGTCCACGGGATCGCCGTTTCGGCCGTCCGTCCCCTACCAGGGATCGGGGGGCGGCGACAGCGCCAGCAGCGCCATGGGGTCGACGCGCGCCCCTCCGAGCGATACCCCGAGGTGGAGGTGAGGCCCGGTCGCGCGACCGGTGGCGCCCACGCTCCCGATCCGCTGTCCGCGAGCGACGTCCTCGACGGGGCGGACGCGGGTGTCGTCCAGATGGAAGTAGAGCGTGAAGAGGCCGAGGCCGTGGTCCAGCACCACCAGCCGGCCCGCGAAGAAGTGTTCGGCCACCAGCGCGACCCGGCCGGCGTTCGCGGCCAGGACCGGCGTCCCGCGTGGGGCGGCCCAGTCGTAGCCCGTGTGCGGGCTCCGAGGCTGGTCGTTGATGATGCGCCGGAGCCCGAACCCGCCCGTCGGGCGGCCTCCGTCGACCGGCACCCGGAACGGACCGCGCCAGAGCCGGGCCCCGGTCCCGGCCGCGAGGACGGCGTGGAGCTCGGCCTGCTCGCCCCGGACCCGGGCGAGGGTGGCCAGGTCCAGGTCGAC carries:
- a CDS encoding PD-(D/E)XK nuclease family protein; this translates as MAELSNTFSWSRSRGVMFQECRRKYFYHYYGAWGGWEPAASPDARRLYVLKQLTSRRGWAGRVVHEAIEMALKVLHAGRDLPEPWLLEETLRRMRQEWRFSKHAGYRERPKADVALFEHEYGIEVTARTWQVLRDHVLRCLRIFQRLPLVREIRDTPRERWILIEDVRAFDFEGTPVYAVPDFGYWTAADRLALVDWKTGSPGPEETALQLGCYALYARDILDVSPELVDLLEVNLREGAVTVHPWDEARVAEVRERLRLSIRAMKAWLREPDANVAVLDDFERTEDLRICRWCNFRAVCRPELGATAPPP
- a CDS encoding dienelactone hydrolase family protein — its product is MDTPDPGTPSHYELSRRAALAALAAAGGYALAADPVLAQAIKTDDKGLVVGTVNVAGADGTPIPVYEAYPDQAGEYPVIVVISEVWGLHEWIKDVVRRFGKEGYYAVAPELFSREGGLAQVTDMQKVLSVVFNAPLKRVVGDLRAGAEYARKQPAARADRIGVTGFCWGGQMTLTFPAFYKDTKAAVAWYGPPSRAHKDDPKPIAALDVAAEVPCPVLLLYGEADQGIPVADVDKEEAALKAAGRTVEKHVYPAAPHGFLADYRPSYRADAAKDAWGKCLAWFQKYLKA
- a CDS encoding CoA transferase, which produces MVPEVPEGLRTHRAEPSGSTGPLEGLRVVDLSAIIAGPIATAFLATYGADVVKLEPLEGDALRAYPSTLPGHSRYFLGINRGKRSLALDLKHPDGLEIARRLSRAADVVVESFRPGVAARLQLDYPTLGHANPRLVYCSISAYGQQGPLSGRPGLDPVVQCYGGLAWEQGVPEGDVPVLVRGSLVDYYTGSLAASGILLALLGRMRTGAGQYLETSLLDGVLAMQAGRLFWAEALEPPDAVRDLLGDRVSRIYPTREGYLYLYVELPKFWEGLCRALGLETWLGEPRLQTMVGRHTHKAELIAAITDRLARRTAAEWEMLFETAGIPCTRVRTVPELLLDAQARANGTLATAAHPAFGPVRFLGTPVRLSETPGAPPGPPPAVGEHTDAILGESGYTKEQVARLRAAGVVR
- a CDS encoding squalene/phytoene synthase family protein produces the protein MSAARDSDLLEGVLPGVSRSFALSLRILPAPLRAPLGITYLLARAADTVADTRALPPAERRRQIEALRTALRAGDGTGLTGVAGRVTPDHPAAERALLERLPAVLAAYRAFPAEDRTRSQALLFTLTQAMLDALDRFPSEAEGRVGALESRADLERYTYMNAGCVGEFWTDMVVAHRPRCARWNIPLMRSRGVRFGQGLQLTNVLRDLPRDLRIGRCYLPRAELATLGLAPPDLLDPAAIGRLRPLLRALIAHARADLEEGLLYTLAVPRRELRLRLASVWPLLIGLATLARIARADDLLRAEVTVKVPRPEVRRLLAVSAALVPSNAGLRAYARRLAARVPQS
- a CDS encoding AAA family ATPase; this encodes MDVLKDLELLINSRSPIIAVETYEEERVEEALRAITTKLALPFFVWTVTEGLRRHGSETPLYDTQRPAMALGNLISMRAEGVYLFKGLDRHWGEAEVVRKLQDLARAFAKARRALILSAPQVVPPPELEKLVAVVKLELPTAEELRRLADRVIEDLSRQHRIRIELGAEERERLVDTLRGFTLFEAERVLTRVILDDLALTLKDLDRIIEAKKALFDREGIIEYFPHEEGLAQIGGLGNLKTWLQKRRKAFSREAKQFGVPAPKGILLLGVQGCGKSLAAKAVAKEWGVPLLRMEPGRLYDKYVGESEKRLERALQLAERLAPCVLMVDEIEKGFAYVADAEGDAGLSRRIFGRLLGWLQDRAAPVFVVATCNQIAQLPPELLRKGRFDEIFFLDLPSREERKEIFAVHLAKRKRDPSGFDLDALADASEGFSGAEIEAGVVSALYTAFSQGSELETGLVVRELKGTKPLSVTRAEDVEALRDWARDRTVMAS
- a CDS encoding M23 family metallopeptidase is translated as MAIAHEREGNISGVLLGSLSARLLAGALLGLLVGATATGADPRVRVTVTPATPYPGDVVLIRASDVPPQLGGEWDGHPLSFFPVPDGVAALVGIDLDRPAGPIAWRLSHARSDGDRELVAAGSVLLLARTFPTQRLVLPRGQVDLDLATLARVRGEQAELHAVLAAGTGARLWRGPFRVPVDGGRPTGGFGLRRIINDQPRSPHTGYDWAAPRGTPVLAANAGRVALVAEHFFAGRLVVLDHGLGLFTLYFHLDDTRVRPVEDVARGQRIGSVGATGRATGPHLHLGVSLGGARVDPMALLALSPPPDPW